The Verrucomicrobiota bacterium JB022 sequence TCCAATTCGTTGCTGTAGACCCACGGGTGCCCGCGCAAAACCCGGGCCCGCTTTGCCGCCGCTTTCAGACGCAGTTTACTCATCCCGCCCAGCATGGGCACGAAACCGACGCCCGCTCAAGCGCAATTACAGCCCGCAGCGTCTCAGCGTTCTTTTGGCAACGCGTTTAGCTCGTCCAGAACGACGATTTGCCCTTTGGAGCTGAATCCAACGACCAGCTCGTATCGCCCGTCTTCGGTGGTCACGACAAAGGTCGGTTCCTCAATGTCGAAGCTGGTGTAGGGCCACCAACGTGTCATTTGTTGGGTGGAAAAAGCGGTTATGGCAAAGTTGCCTCCAGCCGTTGCCGTATTGAAGAACGCTTCCGCGATGGCTTGGGCCTGCTCCGCCCCTTGGACAAGGACGCCTTCGCGGCCCTTGGCAGAGGGGTTACCAGGGTCCCGGATCTCCATGACGGCGAGGCCCTCACTCTTTTCCGCGCCATGATCTTGCAGTGCGCTCCATGCGCCCGGGTTTACAAAGACAATGTCGCCCACCACGCTGGGATCACGGTTTTCGATGGCCGAGCGCAGCCGCTGGGCGGCCTCATTTACGACGGCGTCGTCCGCCACCACATAGCGCACCCGTGCGGGAATGGCCCCCGGTCGTAGATCCGGGCTGCGTCCTTCCATTGCTGGCAGGGCACTGCCTTGCGTGTAGACGGGGCGGTTGTCTCCGCCGGTAGAGGTGGTGGCGCAGCCAGCAAGCAGAAGCGCGCCGAAAAGCAGGGCGGGGTAAGCAGCAGGAGTCACGTATGGATCCTGAGACTGTAAAACGTGATCTGCAAGACCTGAGTCCTGCGCTTCTTCACGTCACTCACGCCGGCTTCGACGCTCGCCAGGTCATCCAGATGGCGAGGGCGACCATGAGGATGTTGGGCACGGCGGCGGCCATCAGGGGGCTGAGGGCTCCACCGGCGAGCAGGCGGCAGATGACGGCGGCCACGATGTAGACCAGCAGCAGGCCCGCGCTTTTGGAGATCCCAATGAAAGGGTTCGTACGCACTCCGCTGAGGGCAAAGGGCACCGTGAGGCCCACCACGATGAGGCAGCGCAGGGGGTTGAAGAGGATCGACCAGTATTGCACCTGGTAGGGGATCACGCGCACGTCCTCGTCGGCCTCCAGAAAGCCCAGCAGGCGCGAGAGCTGGAAGAACGAGAGGTCCTTCGGTTTCTTTTCGAGGAACTTCATCAAGTCGGGCTGCTCGTCGAGCTGCATGAACTCACGCTCGCCGAAGGCCTGGCTGCGGATGGCTTCGCCCGTCTCGGGGAGGAACTCGGTGATGCGCCCCTCCTGCAGCACCCAGCGCTGCGTCAGATCGTCGTAATAGCCTTGGTTGGCGGCGATGCGCTCGGTCTCCCGCTGCGCGCCGTTGAGCTGCGAGATCGTGACCCCGTAGGCGCGGTAGTTGTATTCGTTGAAGCGGTTGATGAACCAGAGCCGCCCCTCGTCTTCGTTGTAGAAAGTGAGGTTGTAGAGCAGGCCGATGTCTTCCTCGTCGATTTGCTGCTGCCGGGCGGCCTCGTATTTGAGGTTGCTCATGGTCAGGCGCGATTGCTCGACCGACCAAGGCACCACCTCGGCATTGAGCACAAAGACGGTGGCGGTGAGAAACGCGCCCATCACCCAGAGGCTGCGCGAGATGTCCCACACGCTGAAGCCGGCGGCGCGCATGGCGGTCGTCTCTTGACGGCGGTGCAGGTCGCCCAGGCTGTAGAGGATCGAGATGGCGAGCGAGATGGGGATGACGGTGGGTAAGGTCGAGGGCAGCACCACCGCGAAGTAGGTCATCACCTCGTTCCAGTCGGCCCCCATGCCGCGCAGGTTATCGAGCTTGTTCTGCACCAGGGCGAGCAGTTGCAGGCCCACCAGCGAGATGAGCGTCATGGCAAACACGACCGCCCACTCGCGCAATATGTATCGATCCAGCCGCCGCATGTCTGGCCCTAATGAAGGTCAGGCAAAGGGCGGCTGGCAAGGCTCATTCGTCAGAGGCGCGCCATCAGCTGCCACGGTCATGCTCGCGCTTCAGCTCGGGCAGGAACACGGTGAGGATGCCGAGCAGCGGCAGGTAGGCGCAGAAGTTGAAGACGAGGCTGATGCCGTAGAGGTCGGCCACCTTGCCCAGCACCGCCGACGCGATGCCTGCCGTGCCGAAGGCCAGCCCGAAGAACAGGCCCGCCACCATGCCCACGTTGCCCGGCACCAGCTCTTGTGCATAAACCAGGATCGCGGAAAAGGCCGAGGCCAGGATGATGCCGATGAACACGCTGAGCACAGCGGTCGTCACCAGGCCCACATGGGGCAGGGCGAGCGAAAAGGGTGCCACGCCGAGGATGGAGAACCAGATCACACGCTTGCGGCCGATCCAGTCGCCCACCGGCCCGCCGATGATCGTGCCCGCCGCCACGGCCGCCAGCAGCAGGAACAAGTAGAGCTGCGAGGCTGGCACCGACAGGTCGAAACGGTCCATCAGGTAAAACGTGTAGTAGTTGGTCAACGAAGCCAGGTAGATGTACTTCGAGAAGATCAGCATCACCAGCACGCCCATTGCGAGCACCACGGTGCGCCGCGGGTAGGCGGGCTTGGTCGTGGCGTTCACGACTTTCTTGGCCGGGGCGCGGTGGCGGTTGTCGCGGTGCCAGATGGCGACGCGCGTCAGCACAAACACGCCCAGCATCGCCAGCACGGAAAAGCCGAGGATCGAGCCTTGCCCATGCGGCACCACAATCAGGGCGGCGAGCACGGGGCCGATGGCACTGCCCGCATTGCCGCCCACTTGGAAAAGCGATTGCGCCAGCCCGCGACGCTTGCCTGCCGCGAGGTGGGCGATGCGCGAAGCTTCCGGGTGAAACACGGCCGAGCCTGCCCCGATGAACATCGAGGAGATCAGGATGCTGTGGAAGTCACGCGAAAAGCTGATGCCGACGAGGCCCAGCAGCGTCACCGTCATCCCCACCGGCAGGCAAAACGGCATGAAGCGGCGGTCGAGCGCGAGCCCCACCAAGGGCTGCAGGAGCGAGGCGGTGACTTGAAACGACAGCGTAATGAGCCCCAGCTGTGAAAAGCTGAGCTGATACGACTCCTTCAGGATCGGGTAGATCGAGGGGAGCAGGGCCTGGATCGTGTCGTTGAGCAGGTGCGAAAAGCTGATCGCCACCAGCACCGCAAAGACGGTGTTCTGGGCCACCTTCGCCGGTTCGAGCGGGGAGCCGACCGGAGGAGGGGGCACGGCGCTTGGACGCACTGCCGTGATGTTCGCAGACTCGGACATAAGGCGGCCCAGTATCTCCGAATGGCGCTGTCTCAGCAAATCCGCTACTTGGTGCTATTGCGTCCCAAAATGGTATTTTTCTCGGATTTGTTCGCGGAAGCGGCTGGGGCTGCAGCTTTCGTAGCGCCGGAAGAAGCGCCCGAAGTAGGACGGGTCCTTGAAGCCCAGCTCGTAGGCGATCTCCGCCGCCGTCAGCTCGGAATGCAGCAGTAGGCGCTTGGCCTCCAAAAGCTTGCGCTGCCGTAGGTGCTCGCCCGCTGGTTGCCCCGTCACCTCCGCCACCACGTCGTTGAGGT is a genomic window containing:
- a CDS encoding LptF/LptG family permease — protein: MRRLDRYILREWAVVFAMTLISLVGLQLLALVQNKLDNLRGMGADWNEVMTYFAVVLPSTLPTVIPISLAISILYSLGDLHRRQETTAMRAAGFSVWDISRSLWVMGAFLTATVFVLNAEVVPWSVEQSRLTMSNLKYEAARQQQIDEEDIGLLYNLTFYNEDEGRLWFINRFNEYNYRAYGVTISQLNGAQRETERIAANQGYYDDLTQRWVLQEGRITEFLPETGEAIRSQAFGEREFMQLDEQPDLMKFLEKKPKDLSFFQLSRLLGFLEADEDVRVIPYQVQYWSILFNPLRCLIVVGLTVPFALSGVRTNPFIGISKSAGLLLVYIVAAVICRLLAGGALSPLMAAAVPNILMVALAIWMTWRASKPA
- a CDS encoding MFS transporter, coding for MSESANITAVRPSAVPPPPVGSPLEPAKVAQNTVFAVLVAISFSHLLNDTIQALLPSIYPILKESYQLSFSQLGLITLSFQVTASLLQPLVGLALDRRFMPFCLPVGMTVTLLGLVGISFSRDFHSILISSMFIGAGSAVFHPEASRIAHLAAGKRRGLAQSLFQVGGNAGSAIGPVLAALIVVPHGQGSILGFSVLAMLGVFVLTRVAIWHRDNRHRAPAKKVVNATTKPAYPRRTVVLAMGVLVMLIFSKYIYLASLTNYYTFYLMDRFDLSVPASQLYLFLLLAAVAAGTIIGGPVGDWIGRKRVIWFSILGVAPFSLALPHVGLVTTAVLSVFIGIILASAFSAILVYAQELVPGNVGMVAGLFFGLAFGTAGIASAVLGKVADLYGISLVFNFCAYLPLLGILTVFLPELKREHDRGS